In Lemur catta isolate mLemCat1 chromosome 18, mLemCat1.pri, whole genome shotgun sequence, a genomic segment contains:
- the RMND5B gene encoding E3 ubiquitin-protein transferase RMND5B isoform X3 → MEQCACVERELDKVLQKFLTYGQHCEQSLEELLHYVGQLRAELASAALKGTPLSATLSMVMSQCCRKIKDTVQKLASDHKDIHSSVSRVGKAIDRNFDSEICGVVSDAVWDSRERQQQTLQMAIVEHLYQQGMLSVAEELCQESTLNVDLDFKQPFLELNRIVEALHEQDLGPALEWAVSHRQRLLELNSSLEFKLHRLHFIRLLAGGPEKQLEALSYARHFQPFARLHQREIQVMMGSLVYLRLGLEKSPYCHLLDNSHWAEICETFTRDACSLLGLSVESPLSVSFASGCVALPVLMNIKAVIEQRQCTGVWSHKDELPTSDSNPPIKLICGHVISRDALNKLINGGKLKCPYCPMEQNPADGKRIIF, encoded by the exons ATGGAGCAGTGTGCGTGTGTAGAGAGAGAGCTGGACAAGGTCTTGCAGAAGTTCCTGACCTATGGGCAGCACTGTGAGCAGAGCCTGGAGGAGCTGCTGCACTACGTAGGCCAGCTACGGGCTGAACTGGCCAGCGCAG CCCTCAAGGGGACCCCTCTCTCAGCCACCCTCTCCATGGTGATGTCACAGTGCTGCCGGAAGATCAAAGACACCGTGCAGAAACTGGCTTCAGACCACAAGGACATTCACAGCAGCGTGTCCCGAGTAGGCAAAGCCATTGATAGG AACTTTGACTCTGAGATTTGCGGTGTAGTCTCGGACGCGGTGTGGGACTCGCGGGAGAGGCAGCAGCAGACCCTGCAGATGGCCATCGTGGAACACCTGTACCAGCAGGGCATGCTCAGCGTTGCCGAGGAGCTGTGCCAG GAATCAACACTAAACGTGGACCTGGATTTCAAGCAGCCTTTCCTGGAGTTGAATCGAATTGTGGAAGCTCTGCATGAACAAGACCTGGGGCCTGCACTGGA ATGGGCTGTCTCCCACAGGCAGCGCCTGCTGGAACTCAACAGCTCGCTGGAGTTCAAGCTGCACCGACTGCACTTCATCCGCCTCCTAGCAGGTGGCCCTGAGAAGCAGCTGGAGGCTCTCAGCTATGCCCGGCACTTTCAGCCCTTTGCTCGGCTGCACCAACGGG AGATCCAGGTGATGATGGGCAGTCTGGTGTATCTGCGGCTGGGCTTAGAGAAGTCACCCTACTGCCACCTCCTGGACAACAGCCACTGGGCAGAGATCTGTGAGACCTTTACCCGGGATGCATGTTCCCTGCTGGGGCTTTCTGTGGAGTCCCCCCTCAGTGTCAG TTTTGCCTCTGGCTGTGTGGCACTGCCCGTGCTGATGAACATCAAAGCTGTGATTGAGCAGAGGCAGTGCACTGGGGTCTGGAGTCACAAGGATGAGTTACCG ACGTCGGATTCCAACCCTCCCATCAAGCTCATCTGCGGCCATGTTATCTCCAGAGACGCACTGAACAAGCTCATTAATGGAGGAAA GCTGAAGTGTCCCTACTGTCCCATGGAGCAAAACCCAGCAGATGGGAAACGCATCATATTCTGA
- the RMND5B gene encoding E3 ubiquitin-protein transferase RMND5B isoform X1, translating into MEQCACVERELDKVLQKFLTYGQHCEQSLEELLHYVGQLRAELASAALKGTPLSATLSMVMSQCCRKIKDTVQKLASDHKDIHSSVSRVGKAIDRNFDSEICGVVSDAVWDSRERQQQTLQMAIVEHLYQQGMLSVAEELCQESTLNVDLDFKQPFLELNRIVEALHEQDLGPALEWAVSHRQRLLELNSSLEFKLHRLHFIRLLAGGPEKQLEALSYARHFQPFARLHQREIQVMMGSLVYLRLGLEKSPYCHLLDNSHWAEICETFTRDACSLLGLSVESPLSVSFASGCVALPVLMNIKAVIEQRQCTGVWSHKDELPIEIELGMKCWYHSVFACPILRQQTSDSNPPIKLICGHVISRDALNKLINGGKLKCPYCPMEQNPADGKRIIF; encoded by the exons ATGGAGCAGTGTGCGTGTGTAGAGAGAGAGCTGGACAAGGTCTTGCAGAAGTTCCTGACCTATGGGCAGCACTGTGAGCAGAGCCTGGAGGAGCTGCTGCACTACGTAGGCCAGCTACGGGCTGAACTGGCCAGCGCAG CCCTCAAGGGGACCCCTCTCTCAGCCACCCTCTCCATGGTGATGTCACAGTGCTGCCGGAAGATCAAAGACACCGTGCAGAAACTGGCTTCAGACCACAAGGACATTCACAGCAGCGTGTCCCGAGTAGGCAAAGCCATTGATAGG AACTTTGACTCTGAGATTTGCGGTGTAGTCTCGGACGCGGTGTGGGACTCGCGGGAGAGGCAGCAGCAGACCCTGCAGATGGCCATCGTGGAACACCTGTACCAGCAGGGCATGCTCAGCGTTGCCGAGGAGCTGTGCCAG GAATCAACACTAAACGTGGACCTGGATTTCAAGCAGCCTTTCCTGGAGTTGAATCGAATTGTGGAAGCTCTGCATGAACAAGACCTGGGGCCTGCACTGGA ATGGGCTGTCTCCCACAGGCAGCGCCTGCTGGAACTCAACAGCTCGCTGGAGTTCAAGCTGCACCGACTGCACTTCATCCGCCTCCTAGCAGGTGGCCCTGAGAAGCAGCTGGAGGCTCTCAGCTATGCCCGGCACTTTCAGCCCTTTGCTCGGCTGCACCAACGGG AGATCCAGGTGATGATGGGCAGTCTGGTGTATCTGCGGCTGGGCTTAGAGAAGTCACCCTACTGCCACCTCCTGGACAACAGCCACTGGGCAGAGATCTGTGAGACCTTTACCCGGGATGCATGTTCCCTGCTGGGGCTTTCTGTGGAGTCCCCCCTCAGTGTCAG TTTTGCCTCTGGCTGTGTGGCACTGCCCGTGCTGATGAACATCAAAGCTGTGATTGAGCAGAGGCAGTGCACTGGGGTCTGGAGTCACAAGGATGAGTTACCG ATTGAGATTGAACTAGGCATGAAGTGCTGGTACCACTCAGTGTTTGCTTGCCCCATCCTCCGCCAGCAGACGTCGGATTCCAACCCTCCCATCAAGCTCATCTGCGGCCATGTTATCTCCAGAGACGCACTGAACAAGCTCATTAATGGAGGAAA GCTGAAGTGTCCCTACTGTCCCATGGAGCAAAACCCAGCAGATGGGAAACGCATCATATTCTGA
- the NHP2 gene encoding H/ACA ribonucleoprotein complex subunit 2 — protein sequence MTKIKAEQDGPEAQAEACCGERTYRELLVNLNPIAQPLASRRLTRKLYKCIKKAVKQKQIRRGVKEVQKFVNKGEKGIMVLAGDTLPIEVYCHLPVMCEDRNLPYIYIPSKTDLGAAAGSKRPTCVIMVKPHEEYQEAYDECLEEVRALPPPL from the exons ATGACCAAAATAAAGGCCGAACAGGACGGGCCCGAGGCGCAGGCGGAGGCGTGCTGCGGGGAGCGCACTTACCGCGAGCTGCTGGTCAACCTGAACCCCATCGCGCAGCCCCTGGCTTCTCGCCGCCTCACGCGGAAGCTCTACAAGTGCATCAAGAAAG CCGTGAAGCAGAAGCAGATTCGGCGCGGGGTGAAGGAGGTTCAGAAATTTGTcaacaaaggagagaaagg GATCATGGTTTTGGCAGGAGACACACTGCCCATTGAGGTGTACTGCCATCTCCCAGTCATGTGTGAGGACCGGAATTTGCCCTATATCTACATCCCCTCTAAGACG GACTTGGGTGCAGCCGCAGGCTCCAAGCGCCCCACCTGCGTGATAATGGTCAAGCCCCACGAGGAGTATCAAGAGGCCTATGATGAGTGCCTGGAGGAAGTGcgggccctgcccccaccactgTGA
- the N4BP3 gene encoding NEDD4-binding protein 3 produces MATAPGPADIAMGSVGSLLERQDFSSEELRAALAGSRGSRQPDGLLRKGLGQRELLSYLHLPKKDGKTTKRAPRNEPADYATYYREHPWAGDFSKTSLPERGRFDKCRIRPSVFKPAAGNGKGVLSMQSLAAHKGQKLWRSNGSLHTLACHPPLSPGPRASQARAQLLHALSLDEGGPEPEPSLSDSSSGGSFGRSPGTGPSPFSSSLGHINRLGGSLDRASRSPKEAGPLAVLGCLPEPPPPYEFSCPTAEELVAVLPETSEELKRGLGVEDGSNTFTQVLEERQRLWLSELKRLYVERLHEVAQKAERSERNLQLQLFMAQQEQRRLRKELRAQQGLAPEPRPPGTFPEADPSTRPEEEARWEVCQKTAEISLLKQQLREAQAELAQKLAEIFSLKTQLRGSRAQAQAQDTELAQLREAVRSLQEQAPREEAPGSCETDDCKSRGLLGEVGSSEARDGAEQLRAELLQERLRGQEQALRFEQERRIWQEEKERVLRYQREIQGGYMDMYRRNQALEQELRALREPPKPWSPRLESSKI; encoded by the exons ATGGCCACAGCTCCAGGCCCTGCTGACATTGCCATGGGCAGCGTGGGCAGCCTGTTGGAACGGCAGGACTTTTCCTCTGAAGAGCTACGGGCAGCACTTGCTGGGTCCCGGGGCTCCCGCCAGCCTGATGGGCTCCTCCGGAAGGGCTTGGGCCAGCGTGAGCTCCTCAGCTACCTACACCTCCCCAAGAAGGATGGCAAGACCACCAAGCGCGCCCCTCGGAACGAGCCTGCTGACTATGCCACCTACTACAGGGAACATCCTTGGGCTGGTGACTTCAGTAAGACTTCTCTGCCTGAGCGGGGTCGCTTTGACAAG TGCCGCATTCGTCCATCTGTGTTCAAGCCTGCAGCGGGCAATGGGAAAGGCGTCCTGTCCATGCAGAGCCTGGCAGCCCATAAGGGCCAGAAGCTGTGGCGCAGCAATGGCAGCCTGCACACGCTGGCCTGCCACCCGCCCCTTAGCCCAGGGCCCCGGGCCAGCCAGGCCCGTGCTCAGCTGCTTCACGCCCTCAGCCTGGACGAGGGCGGCCCCGAGCCCGAGCCCAGCCTGTCTGACTCCTCCAGTGGGGGTAGTTTTGGCCGCAGCCCTGGCACGGGCCCCAGCCCCTTCAGCTCCTCCCTAGGCCACATTAACCGTCTTGGCGGCTCCCTGGACCGGGCCTCAAGAAGCCCCAAGGAGGCCGGGCCGCTGGCTGTGCTGGGCTGCCTGCCCGAGCCACCGCCACCCTATGAGTTCTCCTGCCCCACCGCTGAGGAGCTGGTGGCTGTGTTGCCCGAGACCTCTGAGGAGCTGAAGAGGGGTCTTGGTGTTGAGGATGGCTCCAACACCTTCACACAG GTGCTCGAGGAGCGCCAGCGGCTGTGGCTGTCTGAGCTGAAGCGCCTGTATGTGGAGCGGCTGCATGAGGTAGCCCAGAAGGCTGAGCGCAGCGAGCGCAACCTCCAGCTGCAGCTGTTCATGGCCCAGCAGGAGCAGCGGCGCCTGCGCAAGGAACTGCGGGCTCAGCAGGGCCTGGCCCCCGAGCCTCGGCCTCCTGGCACCTTCCCAGAGGCCGACCCCAGCACACGACCAGAGGAGGAAGCCCGATGGGAG GTGTGCCAGAAGACAGCGGAGATTAGCCTCCTGAAGCAGCAGCTGCGGGAAGCCCAAGCGGAACTGGCCCAGAAGCTGGCCGAGATCTTCAGTCTGAAGACGCAACTTCGGGGCAGCCGGGCACAAGCCCAGGCTCAGGACACAGAGCTGGCCCAGCTGCGGGAGGCCGTGCGCAGCCTGCAGGAGCAGGCCCCTCGGGAGGAGGCCCCAGGCAGCTGTGAGACCGATGACTGTAAGAGcagggggctgctgggggaggTAGGAAGCAGTGAGGCCCGAGATGGTGCTGAGCAGCTGCGAGCTGAGCTGCTGCAAGAGCGGCTCCGGGGTCAGGAGCAGGCGCTGCGCTTTGAGCAGGAGCGGCGGATTTGGCAGGAAGAGAAGGAACGTGTGCTGCGCTACCAGCGGGAGATCCAGGGGGGCTACATGGACATGTACCGCCGCAACCAGGCACTGGAGCAGGAACTGCGGGCACTGAGGGAGCCCCCCAAGCCCTGGAGTCCTCGGCTAGAGTCCTCCAAGATCTGA
- the RMND5B gene encoding E3 ubiquitin-protein transferase RMND5B isoform X2: MEQCACVERELDKVLQKFLTYGQHCEQSLEELLHYVGQLRAELASAALKGTPLSATLSMVMSQCCRKIKDTVQKLASDHKDIHSSVSRVGKAIDRNFDSEICGVVSDAVWDSRERQQQTLQMAIVEHLYQQGMLSVAEELCQESTLNVDLDFKQPFLELNRIVEALHEQDLGPALEWAVSHRQRLLELNSSLEFKLHRLHFIRLLAGGPEKQLEALSYARHFQPFARLHQREIQVMMGSLVYLRLGLEKSPYCHLLDNSHWAEICETFTRDACSLLGLSVESPLSVSFASGCVALPVLMNIKAVIEQRQCTGVWSHKDELPIEIELGMKCWYHSVFACPILRQQTSDSNPPIKLICGHVISRDALNKLINGGKALG; the protein is encoded by the exons ATGGAGCAGTGTGCGTGTGTAGAGAGAGAGCTGGACAAGGTCTTGCAGAAGTTCCTGACCTATGGGCAGCACTGTGAGCAGAGCCTGGAGGAGCTGCTGCACTACGTAGGCCAGCTACGGGCTGAACTGGCCAGCGCAG CCCTCAAGGGGACCCCTCTCTCAGCCACCCTCTCCATGGTGATGTCACAGTGCTGCCGGAAGATCAAAGACACCGTGCAGAAACTGGCTTCAGACCACAAGGACATTCACAGCAGCGTGTCCCGAGTAGGCAAAGCCATTGATAGG AACTTTGACTCTGAGATTTGCGGTGTAGTCTCGGACGCGGTGTGGGACTCGCGGGAGAGGCAGCAGCAGACCCTGCAGATGGCCATCGTGGAACACCTGTACCAGCAGGGCATGCTCAGCGTTGCCGAGGAGCTGTGCCAG GAATCAACACTAAACGTGGACCTGGATTTCAAGCAGCCTTTCCTGGAGTTGAATCGAATTGTGGAAGCTCTGCATGAACAAGACCTGGGGCCTGCACTGGA ATGGGCTGTCTCCCACAGGCAGCGCCTGCTGGAACTCAACAGCTCGCTGGAGTTCAAGCTGCACCGACTGCACTTCATCCGCCTCCTAGCAGGTGGCCCTGAGAAGCAGCTGGAGGCTCTCAGCTATGCCCGGCACTTTCAGCCCTTTGCTCGGCTGCACCAACGGG AGATCCAGGTGATGATGGGCAGTCTGGTGTATCTGCGGCTGGGCTTAGAGAAGTCACCCTACTGCCACCTCCTGGACAACAGCCACTGGGCAGAGATCTGTGAGACCTTTACCCGGGATGCATGTTCCCTGCTGGGGCTTTCTGTGGAGTCCCCCCTCAGTGTCAG TTTTGCCTCTGGCTGTGTGGCACTGCCCGTGCTGATGAACATCAAAGCTGTGATTGAGCAGAGGCAGTGCACTGGGGTCTGGAGTCACAAGGATGAGTTACCG ATTGAGATTGAACTAGGCATGAAGTGCTGGTACCACTCAGTGTTTGCTTGCCCCATCCTCCGCCAGCAGACGTCGGATTCCAACCCTCCCATCAAGCTCATCTGCGGCCATGTTATCTCCAGAGACGCACTGAACAAGCTCATTAATGGAGGAAA AGCACTTGGCTGA